In bacterium, one genomic interval encodes:
- a CDS encoding T9SS type A sorting domain-containing protein, with protein sequence MKKLWTVCILLVCVATAAFASYGKEEAARDLAQSVTLEKALAYKEQGLPMTAEMVEILTAYYAELEARDSWDGLDAQGGPDTFGYRYVDNQSPDTVVYQWIELCDDPGATIFTLENGSLDDGYELAAPLGFSFPYYGTNYTTVDIGTNGIIHFSGTRGGATNSCINAASRNAFYPYYDDLHPGAAGTLGCTGTPGAGAIRYKSFGTYFVVEWKRIDPFSGTGISTFQCILFDNGKMKVSFSDDPVQHTHSSVGATIGIEDLAATNGVQYSCNTAGIVPGRSIVFYPPASAPTGRCCYLREGVATCEDLTSADCLVFGGQWGGAGTNCAANPCPTGRCCYLDGGRAACATTIQLECTALGGVWAAGLDCGTTPCPLGRCCYAAGCETNIDLECAALGGTWTTGLTCEANPCPVSLQGGEDCATAVAAPIGGTYLGTTVGAIDDDPNLWCGTGSSNTAGDVWYTVVGNGNTLTAETCQPTGGFDTQLAVYCGDCGVFTCIGSSDDACGARSSVTWCSAVGTTYYILVDGWSGNTGAFQLAILDGAACSNAIDCNPEGRCCYVDIDGRPACADVLAADCAVLGGEFNATMTCAANPCPVGSCCYTVPGSTICDPKACVDGIYASQCATLGGTWTLNGVCPDACPSSVPCVCECSLQQYAHATIAADLTTYPILDNGTVCLTINVPIEYRITDLNVCLDLVHTFDGDLVVALISPLGVVDTLSNRRGSGGDNYTCTTFDDEAATTIALGVPPYTGSFIPEQPLSVYDGSNAVGNWLLCVSDAANLDQGSVLGACLKFEYDIILSVNFGGFDAVANNSEVVLNWNTLSESNLASFELSRDGSVIANVPAENEATGAVYSFVDANVENGHTYSYSLVAVDNNGGRQELATVESTPAGAAVVTEYALHQNYPNPFNPTTNIAFDMVEAGHVTISVFNIMGQKVAELVNGSMDAGRHVVSFDAAGLSSGLYLYKMEANGFTAQSKMVLMK encoded by the coding sequence ATGAAGAAGCTGTGGACAGTCTGTATTTTGCTGGTGTGTGTCGCGACGGCGGCATTTGCCAGCTACGGTAAGGAAGAGGCCGCGCGCGACCTAGCGCAGTCCGTGACGCTTGAGAAGGCGTTGGCGTATAAAGAACAAGGTCTGCCAATGACGGCGGAGATGGTCGAGATTTTGACGGCCTATTATGCTGAGCTTGAAGCGCGTGACTCTTGGGACGGCTTGGATGCGCAGGGCGGTCCGGACACATTTGGCTATCGTTACGTAGACAATCAGTCGCCGGACACGGTGGTGTACCAGTGGATTGAGCTGTGCGACGATCCGGGCGCGACGATTTTCACGCTTGAGAACGGTTCGCTGGACGACGGTTACGAGCTGGCGGCTCCGCTGGGCTTCTCGTTCCCGTACTATGGCACGAACTACACGACGGTTGATATTGGCACGAACGGTATTATACATTTCTCGGGCACGCGTGGCGGTGCCACGAACAGCTGTATCAACGCGGCGTCGCGCAATGCCTTCTATCCGTACTATGATGACCTTCATCCGGGCGCGGCCGGCACCCTGGGTTGCACGGGCACCCCGGGCGCGGGTGCGATCCGCTACAAGAGCTTTGGCACCTACTTCGTGGTCGAGTGGAAGCGGATTGATCCGTTTTCGGGTACCGGCATCTCGACGTTCCAGTGCATTCTGTTTGACAACGGCAAGATGAAGGTTTCGTTCAGCGACGATCCTGTGCAGCACACGCACAGTTCGGTCGGCGCGACGATTGGTATTGAGGACCTTGCGGCGACGAACGGCGTGCAGTACAGCTGCAATACGGCCGGCATCGTTCCGGGCCGTTCGATCGTCTTCTATCCGCCCGCCTCGGCTCCGACGGGTCGCTGCTGCTACCTTCGTGAAGGCGTGGCGACGTGTGAGGATCTGACGTCGGCTGACTGTCTGGTTTTTGGTGGTCAGTGGGGCGGCGCGGGCACGAACTGCGCGGCGAATCCCTGCCCGACGGGTCGTTGCTGCTACCTCGACGGTGGCCGCGCGGCTTGCGCGACGACGATTCAGCTTGAGTGCACGGCGCTGGGCGGCGTGTGGGCGGCTGGTCTGGATTGCGGCACGACGCCGTGTCCGTTGGGCCGTTGCTGCTATGCGGCTGGCTGCGAGACGAACATTGATCTTGAATGTGCGGCGTTGGGCGGCACGTGGACGACGGGTCTGACTTGCGAAGCGAATCCGTGCCCGGTGAGCCTGCAGGGTGGCGAGGATTGCGCGACGGCGGTGGCCGCGCCAATTGGCGGCACTTACCTTGGAACGACGGTTGGCGCTATTGACGATGATCCGAACCTGTGGTGCGGAACCGGCTCGAGCAATACGGCCGGCGACGTTTGGTACACGGTGGTCGGTAATGGCAACACGTTGACGGCAGAAACCTGCCAGCCGACGGGCGGCTTTGATACGCAGTTGGCCGTCTACTGCGGCGACTGTGGTGTGTTCACCTGTATCGGTTCGAGCGACGACGCCTGCGGCGCGCGTTCGAGCGTGACGTGGTGCAGCGCTGTCGGCACGACATACTACATTCTGGTTGACGGTTGGAGTGGCAACACTGGCGCGTTCCAGTTGGCGATTTTGGATGGTGCGGCCTGCTCGAACGCGATTGACTGTAATCCGGAAGGCCGTTGCTGCTACGTTGATATTGACGGTCGTCCGGCCTGTGCGGATGTGCTGGCGGCTGACTGTGCGGTCCTGGGCGGCGAATTCAACGCCACGATGACCTGTGCGGCCAATCCGTGCCCGGTGGGAAGCTGCTGCTATACGGTTCCCGGCAGCACGATTTGCGATCCGAAGGCTTGCGTTGATGGTATCTATGCATCGCAGTGCGCGACGCTGGGTGGCACGTGGACGCTGAATGGCGTTTGCCCGGATGCTTGCCCGTCCTCTGTTCCGTGTGTTTGCGAATGCTCGCTGCAGCAATATGCTCACGCGACGATCGCTGCTGATCTCACGACGTACCCGATTCTGGACAACGGCACGGTGTGCTTGACGATCAATGTGCCGATCGAATACCGTATCACCGACTTGAATGTGTGCCTCGACCTCGTGCACACGTTTGACGGTGACCTGGTGGTCGCGTTGATCTCGCCGTTGGGTGTGGTGGACACGCTGTCCAACCGCCGCGGCAGTGGTGGTGATAACTACACCTGCACGACGTTTGACGATGAAGCCGCTACGACGATCGCGTTGGGCGTTCCGCCGTACACGGGTTCGTTTATTCCGGAACAGCCGCTGTCGGTTTACGACGGTTCGAACGCGGTCGGCAACTGGCTGCTCTGCGTTTCGGACGCCGCGAACCTTGATCAGGGTTCGGTTCTGGGCGCTTGCTTGAAGTTTGAATATGACATCATTCTGTCGGTGAACTTCGGTGGTTTTGACGCCGTTGCGAACAACAGCGAAGTGGTGTTGAACTGGAACACGCTGTCGGAGAGCAATCTGGCCAGCTTCGAGCTGAGCCGTGACGGTTCGGTGATCGCGAATGTTCCGGCCGAGAACGAAGCGACGGGCGCGGTCTACAGCTTTGTGGATGCGAACGTTGAGAATGGCCATACGTACAGCTACAGCCTCGTGGCGGTTGACAACAACGGCGGTCGTCAGGAACTGGCGACGGTTGAGTCCACCCCGGCGGGCGCCGCGGTTGTGACGGAATATGCGCTGCATCAGAACTATCCGAACCCGTTCAACCCGACGACGAACATCGCGTTCGACATGGTGGAAGCGGGTCACGTGACGATCAGTGTGTTCAACATCATGGGCCAGAAGGTGGCCGAACTGGTGAACGGCTCGATGGATGCCGGCCGCCATGTGGTGAGCTTTGACGCAGCCGGCCTGTCCAGCGGTCTCTATCTGTACAAGATGGAAGCCAATGGCTTCACGGCGCAGTCGAAGATGGTGTTGATGAAGTAA
- a CDS encoding sigma-54-dependent Fis family transcriptional regulator — MLATLLVVDDDRDIREIIKQVAEIKDYEVIEAEDATVGLEKLRTMAPDLSIIDVGLPGGIDGVELCQQIHEVAPQHPVLIISGQATPEKAVEALKHGAFDYLGKPLNLEKLMLLVDRALQNVAKEREIERVSDERKAVYGFERLVGECKQMQQVMDTGRKVAAVQFATVLLTGESGTGKELVAHAIHLASPNADKPFVEVNCAAMPETLLEAELFGYEKGAFTDAKQRKRGLFEVATGGTFFLDEIGEMPLNLQVKLLKVIEERTFRRVGGTQPLQMKFRLIAATNANLQEQIDSGRFRRDLYYRLAVFSIHLPPLRERGRDTVTIAAHFVERFNREFGKNIKGLTPDAERVLTAYNWPGNIRELRNAIERAVLIGAGPLIHAADLAILPMQETPTPSLASMPERDVDSMLNDPDGFSIDVPTSGVNMEEVEKQLIRIAMRHCHNNASAAARFLRMTRETLRYRLKKYGIREEIES, encoded by the coding sequence ATGCTGGCCACACTGCTTGTCGTGGATGACGACCGGGATATCCGGGAAATCATCAAACAGGTCGCGGAAATCAAGGATTACGAAGTCATTGAAGCCGAAGACGCTACCGTCGGCCTCGAGAAGCTGCGCACCATGGCGCCCGATCTGTCCATTATTGATGTGGGATTGCCGGGCGGGATTGACGGCGTTGAGCTCTGTCAACAGATTCACGAAGTCGCCCCGCAACATCCGGTTCTGATCATTAGCGGTCAGGCCACGCCAGAAAAGGCCGTCGAAGCGTTGAAGCACGGCGCCTTTGACTATCTGGGCAAGCCACTCAATTTGGAAAAGCTGATGCTGCTGGTGGATCGCGCGCTGCAAAATGTCGCCAAAGAGCGCGAAATTGAACGCGTGTCCGACGAACGCAAGGCCGTCTACGGCTTCGAACGGCTCGTCGGCGAGTGCAAGCAGATGCAGCAGGTGATGGACACAGGCCGCAAAGTCGCCGCCGTGCAATTTGCAACGGTGCTGCTCACGGGCGAGTCGGGAACGGGAAAAGAGCTGGTCGCGCATGCGATTCATCTGGCCTCGCCGAACGCCGATAAGCCGTTTGTCGAAGTCAATTGCGCCGCGATGCCGGAGACACTGCTGGAAGCGGAGCTGTTCGGCTATGAGAAGGGCGCCTTCACCGACGCCAAGCAGCGCAAGCGCGGTCTGTTCGAAGTCGCGACGGGCGGGACGTTTTTCCTCGACGAAATCGGCGAGATGCCACTCAACTTGCAGGTGAAACTGCTGAAGGTGATTGAAGAGCGCACCTTCCGGCGGGTTGGCGGCACGCAGCCGTTGCAGATGAAATTTCGACTAATTGCCGCGACGAATGCCAACTTGCAGGAGCAGATTGACAGCGGGCGCTTCCGCCGTGATCTCTATTATCGTCTGGCGGTGTTCTCGATTCACCTGCCGCCGCTGCGCGAACGTGGGCGGGACACGGTGACGATTGCCGCGCATTTTGTCGAGCGGTTCAATCGCGAATTCGGCAAAAACATCAAGGGGCTTACGCCCGATGCGGAACGTGTGCTGACGGCTTACAACTGGCCGGGCAACATTCGCGAGCTGCGCAATGCGATTGAGCGCGCGGTGTTAATCGGCGCGGGGCCGCTGATTCACGCGGCGGATTTGGCGATTCTGCCGATGCAGGAGACGCCCACGCCGAGTTTGGCTTCGATGCCTGAGCGCGATGTGGACAGCATGCTGAATGATCCGGACGGCTTCTCGATTGACGTGCCCACGAGTGGCGTGAATATGGAAGAGGTTGAGAAGCAGTTGATCCGCATTGCCATGCGTCACTGTCATAACAACGCCAGCGCCGCCGCCAGATTCCTAAGGATGACGCGCGAAACGCTGCGCTACAGATTGAAAAAATATGGTATTCGTGAGGAAATTGAATCGTAA
- a CDS encoding T9SS type A sorting domain-containing protein: protein MTIQIALDKQSVVTIALYNINGQMLETIVEDVFPSGLLSKSVSLTKYASGVYFMRTNLNAQTSIDKIHLLK from the coding sequence GTGACTATTCAAATCGCGTTGGACAAGCAATCAGTCGTCACTATTGCTCTCTACAATATAAACGGTCAAATGCTGGAAACAATTGTAGAAGATGTGTTCCCTTCCGGTTTGTTATCCAAAAGTGTTTCACTGACAAAATATGCATCAGGAGTTTACTTCATGCGAACCAACTTAAATGCGCAAACAAGTATTGACAAGATCCACTTACTCAAATGA
- the dmeF gene encoding CDF family Co(II)/Ni(II) efflux transporter DmeF has product MSSLSHSHSFGQDVPRAGEKRTLIVVLLTLTMMVVEITAGILFGSMALLADGLHMASHALALTLSYIAYILARKYAHDGRFSFGTGKINTLAAFASALMLAFFATVMAYESVVRLLHPVPIVFNQAIAVAVIGLIVNGVSALILGNDHDHDHAHDHHHDHGHEHHDHEHHREDHNLRAAYLHVLADALTSVTAISALLAAKYFGWIWMDPVMGIVGAILVSSWAIGLLRDSGKVLLDRQADAQVVQAIRDAIEKHSDAHVADIHVWSIGSGLFACELWVATNSDQPPDYYKALLPKSLGIVHVTVEIHERK; this is encoded by the coding sequence ATGAGTTCCCTATCCCATTCCCATAGCTTCGGACAGGACGTCCCCCGCGCCGGCGAAAAGCGCACCCTGATCGTCGTGCTTCTGACCTTGACCATGATGGTCGTCGAGATCACCGCCGGTATTCTCTTCGGCTCGATGGCCCTGCTCGCCGACGGATTGCACATGGCGTCGCATGCCCTGGCCCTGACGCTAAGCTACATCGCCTATATTCTCGCCCGCAAGTATGCTCACGACGGACGCTTCAGCTTCGGGACGGGCAAGATCAACACGCTGGCCGCCTTCGCCAGCGCATTGATGCTGGCCTTCTTCGCTACGGTCATGGCCTACGAGAGCGTCGTGCGTCTGCTGCATCCCGTCCCCATCGTCTTCAATCAGGCGATTGCCGTCGCCGTGATTGGTCTGATCGTCAACGGCGTCAGCGCGCTCATCTTGGGTAACGATCATGATCACGACCATGCACATGATCATCACCACGATCACGGTCATGAGCATCACGACCACGAGCATCACCGCGAAGATCACAATCTGCGCGCCGCTTATCTGCATGTGCTGGCCGATGCATTGACCTCGGTCACCGCGATTTCGGCTCTGCTGGCCGCAAAATATTTCGGCTGGATCTGGATGGATCCCGTGATGGGCATCGTCGGTGCGATTCTCGTCAGCAGTTGGGCCATCGGCCTGCTGCGCGACTCTGGAAAAGTCCTGCTCGACCGGCAAGCGGATGCCCAAGTCGTGCAAGCCATTCGCGACGCGATCGAGAAACACTCCGACGCGCATGTCGCCGACATTCATGTCTGGTCCATTGGCTCCGGTCTGTTTGCCTGCGAATTGTGGGTAGCCACCAACTCGGATCAGCCGCCGGACTATTACAAAGCGCTGCTCCCAAAATCCCTCGGCATCGTTCATGTCACCGTCGAGATTCACGAACGAAAATAA
- a CDS encoding alpha-hydroxy-acid oxidizing protein: MDNALNLQDLKSRAWEMLPAMAWEYLDSAAGDEWSKRWNESAFDEIKLWPRVLRDVSKLDIQTHLFGETLAHPVLLAPVAYHKLFHPVGERETARGAMVANAIYCVSTMTNTSIEAIARDCPDTKLWYQLYVQRDRGYTRSLIERVQAAGVRALVVTVDTPVLGNRVRETRAGFHLPEGLTRAMLEGLPPELQISGHAMDQTDIYYPLCDPKLAWQDIEWICTTAQAPVVLKGILHPADAERAIQSGAAGIIVSNHGGRNLDTVPPTLEVLPAIVKQIDRRMPVLLDGGIRRGTDILKALALGAQAVLIGRPYVWGLAVGGSMGVMRSVDLLLKEFRIAMALSGCATLGEISREVLYPGSAGQY, encoded by the coding sequence ATGGACAATGCCCTGAATCTACAAGACCTCAAATCCCGTGCGTGGGAGATGCTGCCCGCCATGGCGTGGGAGTATCTGGATAGCGCCGCCGGAGATGAATGGTCGAAACGCTGGAATGAATCCGCGTTCGATGAGATCAAGCTCTGGCCGCGCGTGCTGCGCGATGTGTCGAAGCTGGATATTCAAACACACCTGTTCGGTGAAACGCTGGCCCATCCCGTGCTGTTAGCGCCGGTGGCCTACCATAAGCTGTTTCATCCGGTGGGCGAGCGCGAAACGGCGCGCGGCGCCATGGTCGCCAATGCGATCTACTGCGTCAGCACGATGACCAACACCTCCATCGAAGCCATCGCGCGCGACTGCCCCGACACAAAACTATGGTATCAGCTCTACGTGCAGCGCGACCGGGGCTATACGCGCAGTCTGATTGAACGCGTGCAAGCCGCCGGCGTGCGGGCCCTGGTAGTCACCGTGGATACACCCGTGTTGGGCAACCGCGTCCGCGAAACGCGCGCAGGGTTTCACCTGCCGGAAGGACTGACGCGGGCCATGCTCGAAGGGCTGCCGCCGGAGCTGCAAATCAGCGGGCATGCCATGGATCAAACGGACATCTACTACCCGCTGTGCGACCCTAAGCTCGCGTGGCAAGACATCGAGTGGATCTGCACAACGGCCCAGGCCCCGGTGGTGCTGAAAGGCATCCTCCACCCTGCCGATGCGGAACGGGCCATTCAGTCCGGCGCGGCCGGAATCATCGTCAGCAATCACGGTGGCCGAAATCTCGACACCGTGCCGCCCACGCTCGAGGTGCTGCCCGCGATTGTCAAACAAATTGACCGGAGAATGCCTGTGCTGCTCGACGGCGGCATCCGGCGGGGGACGGACATCCTCAAGGCGCTGGCGCTGGGCGCGCAGGCGGTGCTGATCGGGCGACCGTATGTCTGGGGGTTGGCCGTGGGCGGCAGCATGGGGGTCATGCGGTCGGTGGACCTGCTGCTGAAGGAGTTCCGGATCGCCATGGCGCTGTCGGGGTGTGCGACCCTGGGGGAAATCAGCCGCGAGGTGCTCTACCCCGGCTCAGCAGGTCAATACTGA
- a CDS encoding MarR family transcriptional regulator has protein sequence MGTKHKGNASEVRALDAYIKLMRAADSVTSRVSRKLAPHNLTVSQFGVLEALLHLGELHQNELGQKLLKSSGNITLVVDNLEKRGLIERERSTEDRRFMWVRLTAQGDEFIRKVFPEIVAAIGDSMVVLSPFEMEKMAEYLKQVGQRAAGPIAAGAPA, from the coding sequence ATGGGAACCAAGCACAAGGGCAATGCGTCTGAAGTACGTGCGCTGGACGCTTACATCAAGCTGATGCGTGCGGCCGACTCGGTGACCAGCCGGGTGAGCCGGAAGCTCGCGCCGCACAATCTGACTGTCAGCCAGTTCGGGGTGCTGGAAGCGCTGCTGCATCTGGGCGAACTGCATCAAAATGAACTGGGACAGAAGCTCCTGAAGAGCAGCGGGAACATCACGCTGGTGGTGGACAATTTGGAGAAGCGCGGCCTGATCGAACGCGAGCGCTCGACCGAAGACCGGCGCTTTATGTGGGTGCGGCTGACCGCGCAGGGGGACGAGTTCATTCGCAAGGTGTTCCCGGAGATTGTCGCCGCGATTGGCGACTCGATGGTGGTGCTGTCGCCGTTCGAGATGGAGAAGATGGCGGAGTATCTGAAGCAGGTTGGCCAGCGTGCCGCTGGACCGATTGCCGCTGGCGCGCCGGCTTGA
- a CDS encoding T9SS type A sorting domain-containing protein produces MSQTSPLTTTKLLFAAFFALVPLLASAQNVAMPHFLSANSPGATTLIGIHGYLGQPILGRTFATESNSAVVTGYLRTITQARALPSFGGEAPTPVIFNFALGQNYPNPFNPSTLIPFTLDRSAPAKLEIFNLLGQAVRSFDLSTLSAGQYEIAWDGRSDFGQLVPSGEYFVRLEHAARMQVRKLTLIK; encoded by the coding sequence ATGTCACAGACCTCCCCGCTGACCACTACCAAGCTGCTGTTTGCCGCATTTTTCGCCCTGGTTCCACTACTGGCCTCGGCCCAAAATGTCGCTATGCCGCACTTCCTGAGCGCAAATTCGCCCGGAGCGACCACGCTCATCGGGATTCACGGCTATCTCGGCCAGCCGATCCTCGGCCGGACCTTCGCCACTGAATCAAATAGCGCCGTCGTCACGGGCTATCTGCGCACCATCACGCAGGCCCGCGCCCTCCCGTCCTTCGGCGGCGAAGCGCCCACGCCGGTGATTTTCAATTTCGCCCTCGGTCAGAACTATCCGAATCCGTTCAACCCGAGCACGCTGATTCCCTTCACACTCGACCGCTCGGCACCGGCCAAACTTGAGATTTTCAATCTCCTCGGTCAAGCCGTCCGCTCGTTCGATCTCTCAACTCTGTCCGCCGGACAATACGAAATCGCCTGGGACGGCCGCTCCGATTTCGGCCAGCTTGTCCCCAGCGGCGAATACTTCGTGCGCCTCGAGCACGCCGCGCGCATGCAGGTGCGCAAACTCACTCTGATTAAGTAA
- a CDS encoding deoxyribonuclease IV — MLFGAHTSTAGGLYKAFEWGIEFDCEAIQVFTKSQLQWQGKAIEPEDIYKWFEAWENAGEPPVFVHDSYLINLSSPDETLRKKSVDGFVDELERAALLGIPWVNTHPGSHKGAGEAIGLENCAKSLNEVLLRTDDLGVGILLETTAGQGGDLGAKFSHLGQLIRACGQDDRMGVCVDTCHIFAAGYDLRTQEAYDKTWREFDQEIGLRYLRAFHLNDSKFELGQHRDRHAAIGAGFIGQAGFKLLATDPRFDGLPGTTELPDEDTPSSIALLKRLRDDA, encoded by the coding sequence GTGCTATTCGGGGCGCATACTTCGACTGCGGGTGGATTGTACAAAGCGTTTGAGTGGGGGATAGAATTTGACTGCGAAGCGATTCAGGTCTTCACCAAGAGCCAATTGCAGTGGCAGGGCAAGGCCATTGAGCCGGAGGACATTTACAAGTGGTTCGAGGCCTGGGAAAACGCGGGCGAGCCGCCCGTGTTTGTGCACGACAGCTATTTGATCAATCTCTCGTCGCCGGATGAAACGCTGCGGAAGAAATCCGTGGACGGGTTTGTGGATGAGCTGGAGCGGGCGGCCCTGCTGGGGATTCCGTGGGTGAACACGCACCCGGGGTCGCACAAAGGCGCGGGTGAAGCGATTGGATTGGAGAACTGCGCGAAATCCCTGAATGAGGTGCTTCTGCGCACGGACGACCTGGGTGTGGGGATTCTGCTCGAAACAACAGCGGGGCAGGGCGGCGACTTAGGGGCGAAATTCTCGCATCTGGGCCAATTGATTCGCGCCTGCGGACAAGACGACCGCATGGGTGTGTGCGTGGACACGTGTCATATCTTCGCGGCGGGCTACGATCTGCGCACGCAAGAGGCCTATGACAAGACGTGGCGCGAGTTTGATCAGGAGATCGGCCTGCGGTATCTGCGCGCGTTTCATTTGAACGATTCGAAATTTGAGTTGGGGCAGCATCGCGACCGGCATGCGGCGATCGGCGCGGGATTTATCGGACAAGCGGGATTTAAGCTATTGGCGACGGACCCGCGGTTTGACGGACTGCCGGGAACGACCGAGTTGCCGGATGAAGATACGCCGTCGAGCATCGCGCTGTTGAAACGACTGCGGGACGATGCGTAG
- a CDS encoding polyisoprenoid-binding protein translates to MKSIRLILLALVVSASSVLAQDWSLDNSHSSVNFAVSHLVVSKTRGEFKDYTGTASFNPADLSSVKANFTVQVGSVDTRDEKRDGHLKSADFFDVEKFPTMTFVSKSAKQTAPGKGTLTGDLTIRGVTKEVTFMLDGFNSEIATPWGSKVVGGKATTTINRQDFGVSWNKTLDAGGVVVGDEVEITLELEFNRPA, encoded by the coding sequence ATGAAGAGCATTCGTTTGATTCTGTTGGCGCTGGTGGTTTCGGCGTCGTCGGTGCTGGCGCAAGATTGGTCGCTGGATAATTCGCATTCGTCGGTGAACTTCGCGGTGTCGCACTTGGTGGTGTCGAAGACGCGCGGTGAGTTCAAGGACTACACGGGTACCGCGAGTTTCAATCCGGCGGACCTGTCCTCGGTTAAGGCGAATTTCACCGTGCAGGTGGGTTCGGTGGATACGCGCGATGAGAAGCGCGACGGCCACCTGAAGAGTGCGGACTTTTTCGATGTCGAGAAGTTTCCGACCATGACGTTTGTGTCGAAGAGCGCGAAGCAGACGGCACCGGGCAAGGGCACGTTGACGGGTGATCTGACGATTCGCGGCGTCACGAAGGAAGTGACGTTCATGTTGGACGGTTTTAACAGCGAAATCGCAACGCCGTGGGGCTCGAAGGTCGTGGGCGGCAAGGCAACGACGACGATCAACCGTCAGGACTTCGGCGTGAGCTGGAACAAGACGCTCGATGCGGGCGGCGTGGTGGTGGGTGACGAAGTGGAAATCACGCTCGAACTCGAGTTCAATCGCCCGGCGTAA
- the dapF gene encoding diaminopimelate epimerase, which produces MKFAKYHGLGNDFLLVDGRDVPGAERYFQADRVRALCQRQTGVGADGILLRTDCDQAHHRMWLWNADGSAAEISGNGLRCFVLFLHDRGFDVSGEVTIQTGGGIQRAWYIGDHVVETTMPTPNFAQTGAPELLKLAAHDQMFDVLSVNVGNPHGVIFGPQRDIPFAAQYGPSLEKNPAFAQGANIEFVNVMSRESCNLVVWERGAGITLACGSGSVATACAGCAVGHFDFDKPIAVHQPGGALHITVGTGFREIRQRSIAERVFAGEMNDE; this is translated from the coding sequence ATGAAGTTTGCGAAATATCACGGATTAGGGAATGATTTTCTGCTCGTGGACGGGCGCGATGTGCCCGGCGCGGAGCGGTACTTTCAGGCGGATCGGGTGCGGGCGCTGTGTCAGCGGCAGACGGGGGTGGGGGCGGATGGGATTCTGTTGAGGACAGACTGTGACCAAGCTCACCATCGCATGTGGCTATGGAATGCGGACGGCAGCGCGGCGGAGATTTCGGGCAACGGGTTGCGCTGTTTCGTACTGTTTCTGCATGACCGCGGGTTTGACGTATCAGGCGAAGTGACGATTCAGACAGGCGGGGGCATCCAGCGCGCGTGGTACATCGGCGATCATGTGGTCGAAACGACGATGCCGACGCCGAACTTTGCGCAGACGGGCGCGCCGGAATTGTTGAAGCTCGCGGCGCACGATCAGATGTTCGATGTGTTGTCTGTGAATGTGGGCAATCCGCACGGCGTGATCTTCGGACCGCAGCGCGACATTCCGTTTGCGGCTCAGTATGGTCCGAGTTTGGAAAAGAACCCGGCATTTGCCCAAGGTGCGAACATCGAGTTTGTGAATGTAATGAGCCGTGAGTCGTGCAATTTAGTGGTGTGGGAACGCGGCGCAGGGATTACGTTGGCGTGTGGCAGCGGCTCGGTGGCGACGGCCTGCGCGGGCTGTGCGGTCGGTCATTTTGATTTTGACAAGCCGATTGCGGTACATCAGCCGGGCGGGGCGCTGCATATCACCGTGGGGACGGGATTCAGGGAGATTCGGCAACGGAGTATTGCTGAGCGGGTGTTTGCGGGGGAGATGAATGATGAATGA